Within the Lasioglossum baleicum unplaced genomic scaffold, iyLasBale1 scaffold0778, whole genome shotgun sequence genome, the region TGACTGGTTCTCCACGATTTTGGATTTTCTTCGTTGGTCCTGCAATTATTTATTCCCTAGATAAAGTAAATCAAACAATTATCTTATTACTCCTATttgtaaatcattttttttaatcaataaatATGCCATTATctaatttttttcattatttttcaggTAGTGAGCCTCCGTACCAAATATATGGCGTTGGACATTATCGAAACGGAACTGTTGCCTTCAGATGTGATCAAAATCAAATTCTACAGACCACCAAACTTGAAATATTTATCCGGGCAATGGGTTCGTCTTTCTTGCACTGCGTTTAGATCGAACGAATTCCATTCATTTACCCTAACGTCCGCGCCGCATGAGAATTTCTTGTCATGTCACATTAAAGCGCAGGGGCCATGGACGTGGAAATTGCGAAATTACTTCGATCCCTGTAATTATAATCCAGAGGATGAACATCCGAAAATAAGGATAGAAGGACCTTTCGGTGGTGGTAATCAAGATTGGTACAAATTCGAGGTCGCTGTTATGGTTGGAGGTGGCATTGGTGTCACTCCCTACGCCTCCATGTTGAACGACCTCGTATTTGGTACCTCTACGAATAGATACTCTGGGGTTGCTTGTAAGAAGGTAATTATAACTGAATTTTACTAAAATCTACCGAGTCTAAGAAATTAAAATCCCATCTTCTGTTTCTTCGATAAATGTAGGTTTATTTTTTATGGATCTGCCCGTCACATAAACACTTCGAATGGTTCATCGACGTTCTCAGAGATGTCGAAAGGAAAGATGTTACAGACGTGTTAGAAATTCACATTTTCATTACGCAATTCTTTCACAAGTTCGATTTACGTACAACCATGCTGGTAGGTAGTTAATTATAATGTCGAAGTTGTTTGTCCTTCAAGAATAAATCGAACTTAACTTTTTTGTTGCAGTATATTTGTGAGAACCATTTTCAGAGGCTATCCAAAAAGAGCATATTCACAGGGCTGAAGGCGATAAATCATTTTGGCCGTCCCGATATGACATCATTTCTAAAGTTTGTGCAGAAGAAACATAGTTATGTAGGTTGCATagttattttcatttaattttcatacGAATTAAATCATCGACAAATTAATAATCGCAGGTTAAAATGAAAGTTATGATAAAATTGTCGATTTAAATGTGTCGCAGGTTAGTAAAATAGGAGTATTTAGTTGCGGACCACGTCCTCTAACGAAAAGTGTAATGTCATCCTGCGATGAGGTGAACAAAGGCCGTCGTCTGCCGTATTTCATTCACCACTTCGAAAATTTCGGCTAGTCTGATTAATATCATTTCGAAAGaggagtagaagaagaagaacgatgGACTCTATCGTGAATCTCATACAATTCTATCGAGTGTACATATTTATGCGCGTACGCGCATGTTTATTTATATCAAGTATTATATTTCTTATTTATGATTACAAGAAACGAAAGaatattttttctttaattatatttcatcAGGAAACGTCACTAATGTCAACCCTTTTGTGCGATACGACATCGATAAGCAGAGCTGATCAATCCTGAGACTCCTAAAATATCTCCCTCAAATTCAGATAATTTTTATACTATTAAACTCGCTTAATTCCTTTACAATTTATTAGGAGAATTACAAgcaaacgtttgattttaaatCACTATTTATTCCCTTTCATCTCCATAGGAGTTCTAGGGCAAAACTTACAGTTTTAAGTGAACTAAAACTTTTGAAATATCAATGAATTTACTAATGATAGAATAATGATTATAAATAATAGTTATAAGCGAGTCAACCGTTGATAGTTCCACGCGAGGACGATGGAAATGGATAAGACCAGTTATGCTTCATCGAATCTTCATTGGACTCGTGATGAAATTCCGAAGACTCGTGCAACGTGTAGCCTCGATTTATCACACCTTGCGTATCCTCCTTGACGTCGAGTCTATTTTGCAATTTCGACGACAGTTGACTGAAAGAACGCTTAATAAATATcgaaacttattttaatataaaatgcgATTGATCGAGCTAAAGCGAAACCTTATTATGCGATCACCAAATGAATCCTCGATTTTAGGTAACCTCCGCCTGATGTTCCTTGTGTCGAAACTCTCTTCTATGATAACATGCCTGTCATACGGTGTATCATAATCAACTTCTAATATGGTGGAGAACTGATGAGGAAAAATCATGTCTATCGCTGTTATTACAACCCCGGCAAACAGGCACCCGATACCTAGAAGAATTCATTTCCTGGAAAACCAATATCCTTTTTCCGACAAACTCTGCAATGTACTTAAAACAAGGACGCTAACCAGATAACAAAACCAGCCAGTAATTCCATCCTAAATTGAAAGCAAGGATAGAACCGTCTATGTGAGCTATCAGGGGTTCGCAAGGTAAAAGTCCCCAGTAAATTAAATTCGTCAGTAGCATACAGAACCCAGTGCAAATCATACCATAAGCCCCATAACGTGGCACTACTATTAACAATAGATTCATCATGGCCCAAGAGGCAAATGACGTCCTAAAAGAAGACAGTTAGTCAGCGTAAATAAAAGAAAGATATGTCAGGGCAGAGAATGAATTAAGAGTGACTCAATATCGATGGTATTCTTGAAACGTACCAGAGCATAAGTGACGCATAGTAACCAGCTTGTCGATACTTGCTTCCCCATGAGAAGCCCTCTTGGTGAAGGCTAAAGTACTCGGCTAGAGAAACAATAGGAAACGGTGCACCCTGGTTGAGAGCTTGCTTGAAAGCGCTCGTCATCTCTCGTGTGCTCCTCCACCAGAACCTTTCATTGTACTCCACGTCGTCCATTAGGTTTTCACTGCTTGGTAACACTTCATATGGGGATCGATTAATATAATCAAGAGAAGTACCAGTCTAATTAAAAGATAAGCCACTTTTCCTCCAAATCACTTTTTCATGCTATTATTCTATTCCTAGTTTAtgtatctttttttttatgctTCTATTTGAATCCATTTTAGAAGTAAGTGGAACAGAAAATTTGAGATACCTCTTATAGCCACGAAGGTGACCTTGAGCAATCGGTACATTTTGGACGAACAGTAGGTGTGACTACGAGTTaaagaatttattataataactcACATCTGTACGTGATGTTTATATGCATCAGCCCGATGTATCCACCAATTTCAGCGGCGGTTTTCTGCCTGGAAAATGCGCTGTACGTGCTGACGATGGTTGCGGAACTGGTGTGCCAGGACGAGCCATACTGAGCAACTGCGAGCGTGGAAAAGAAAGCGATACTAGAAATAGTTCGGCAAAGAACAGTCGGTTAATTGCCAGCAAAGCGAACCAAACAAACCTTGAATCGATGCTCCGACGAAAAGGCTCAAGGTCACCGTGAGAAACGTGCTGAAACGCTAGAGACCACGATAAATTAGCGTTTACATGTATACTGGAAGAATTTCGGACAGCAGAATAAAATGCAAGGGAATACTGACCTCCTTTCGTATCCCAGGAAATATGACCAGGAACGCGGTGAAGATGGTGCCGAAGATTACGAATACGATCACTAAAGGAACATCTCCCGTGACAGGCGTGCGATTGCTATAACTATACAACGTTGGTCCTCCGTCGATACGGAACGCGTCGAACCATCCTTTCATTCTCTCGATCCGGTCTTCAACTTCTCGGCCCTGAGGGAGCCGGCCAGTTCCGGTTCTCCTTGTAAACCACTTGGCATCAGTGTCTCTCCCTGTACAGACATTAGCCGTGAAACGTAACAGAACGCTGACGCGAATCCAACCGAATCTCTTTCTGCTCGAGGGAAACGGAATCAACGAAATTGCGAGATTGATCAAAATTTCTGTACCTCAGATCGCCACGCTTGGCCACCAGCGTCCAAGGACAATTATTGCGAAACCTGGGTGCACGGAATAGACACCTGCGCGGCGAACATCGAAGGCTCGAAGGCAGCACCAACACTAAGGCCCCCAGTAGGTTAACG harbors:
- the LOC143220334 gene encoding dual oxidase maturation factor 1-like, translated to MKGWFDAFRIDGGPTLYSYSNRTPVTGDVPLVIVFVIFGTIFTAFLVIFPGIRKERFSTFLTVTLSLFVGASIQVAQYGSSWHTSSATIVSTYSAFSRQKTAAEIGGYIGLMHINITYRLLPSSENLMDDVEYNERFWWRSTREMTSAFKQALNQGAPFPIVSLAEYFSLHQEGFSWGSKYRQAGYYASLMLWTSFASWAMMNLLLIVVPRYGAYGMICTGFCMLLTNLIYWGLLPCEPLIAHIDGSILAFNLGWNYWLVLLSGIGCLFAGVVITAIDMIFPHQFSTILEVDYDTPYDRHVIIEESFDTRNIRRRLPKIEDSFGDRIISQLSSKLQNRLDVKEDTQGVINRGYTLHESSEFHHESNEDSMKHNWSYPFPSSSRGTING